The following DNA comes from Spirochaetales bacterium.
ATAGTCGACACCGGAAAAGGTTTCCCCCTTGTCGAACGCCTCCCCGTTTCTGTTGAAATTCCGGTGGTCGCCCTCGGCGAATGTCGTTTTTCCGGTGAATTTACCGCTCAACAGACCGCTTGCGAGGGGTACCCGGACGATAATCCCGACATTCTTTTTTTTCGCCTGTGAAAAAAATAGTTCGGCAGGCCGCTGTCTGAACATGTTGAATATGATCTGGACGGTGGTGACGTTCGGATATTCGATCGCTTTCAGCGCCTCTTCGACTTTTTCGACGCTTACCCCCAGGTTTCGTATCTTGCCCTCGGATTTCAGTTTATCGAACCGTTCGAATATCTCCGGCCGGTAATAGACCTCAGTCGGCGGACAGTGAAGCTGGATCAGATCGATACAATCGAGTTTCATGTTCCGGAGGCTGTCTTCCACATATGACTGCAAGACATCAGGCGTATACCCTTCGTTCGTATGCGGGTAGATCTTTCTTCCGCATTTGGTGGCGACATACACCCGTTCCTTTCTCTGTTTTATCACCTTCCCGACGGCCGCCTCTGAAAGACCGTCACTGTAGACATCCGCGGTATCGATGAAATTGACCCCCGCATCGACGGCCGCATGTAAAATCTCCTCTGCGTTCCCGTCGTTAAAGGGCTCACCCCACCTGCCGCCCACCTGCCAGGTCCCGAGAGAGATTTCGGAAACGGTAAATCCCGTTTTACCAAGCGTTCTGTATTTCATATATTCCTCCCTTTCCTTTTTATAAACCGATATTCAACAATTATCACATTCGATTGCCATATGCAACAAACACCCGGCATATTATCCTTTCCGGAACATGCACGATGTAAAAAAGCCTGCCGTTCGCGAAAATTTCCTGCTATATTCCTTCCTTTATTAATAATGCTTCATGGACTTTTTTCAGCCACTCGCGGATCGGTATATGCTGGGGGCATTGTTCCTCGCAGGTTCCGCATGCCGTACAGGCACTTGCCCGCAATCCCTCATCAAAATGCCACGAATAGAGCGCCCTCCCGAGATAAGGATTCTGGCAATTCCAGAGATTGTACAATTCGAAGTTTCGCGGTATATCGACTCCCGAAGGGCAGGGCATACAATACCGGCATTTCGTGCATGGAATCGGATTGAGTCCGGTATACGCTTCCCGTATCCGCTCGACAAGCAGACGGTCCTCCCGGGAAAAGCTTCCCGGTTGAGCCTTCCCGGCGGAAGCGATGTTCTCTTTCACCTGGTCGAGACTGCCCATGCCGCTTAACACAACCGTCACTTCCGGTTTGTCCCAGAGCCATTGCAGTGCGAGATCGGCAGGCTTTTTCCCCGCCTCATCGATCATCGCTTTTATGGGTTCGGGGGGCGCCGCCAGGGCCCCGCCGAAAAGCGGCTCCATCACCACGACGGGAATATTACGCTGCGCCGCATAGAGGAGTCCCTCGGTTCCCGCCTGAAAATTCTCGTTCAGATAGTTGTACTGTATCTGGCAAAGATCCCAGGCGTCATACGCGTCGATGACTTCCTTGAAGAGTGCAGCCGTATCATGAAATGAAAAACCGAACCCGCGGATGCGACCGTCCGCGCGGGCCTTTTCACTCCACTCGAAGACCCCCATTTCCTTCATCCGCCGCCATCGGTCCGTAAAAATCCCGTGGATAAGATAATAATCGATACGATCGGTCCTGAGCCGCTCGAGCTGGATGTCGAGGTATTTGTCGAAATCTTCCGGTTTTTCGACAAGCCAGCAGGGCATTTTCGTGGCGAGTATGACCCTGTCCCTGTATCCGTTTTCGAGCACCTTGCCGACGACCTCTTCACTTTTACCGCCGTGATAGGGGTAGGCGGTATCCAGGTAATTGATCCCGCCTTCGATGCCGCAGGCAAGCATATCCCTGATTTCATCTTCCAGGATTTTTTCATTATTGCCGTCTTTGACGGGAAAGCGCATACACCCGAAGCCCAGTACCGAAACCTTTTTCCCCGTTTTTCCAAACACGCTATATTTCATAATACCTCCATGCTACCTCAATGTTTTGCTTGTTGTAAAGATAATAAAAACCTTCGCGGAAAGTTTCGCCTGCAACGCGGGTTAATATATCGATGATTTTCCGGAAACAGCCGGTAAAGCCGACATTGTCAGATCACAGTTTGTACTCCGCAACCACAACCTCATACGGCGCGAGTTTCACCTCAGATCCCGGCATTACCCCCTGCCTGCCGTGTGTGGAAAGCAGGGTTGTCCATGTCCCCGGAGGGATGGCTGCCGTACAGCCCGTCCTTGCGAAATTGAGAAGCACGAGCACCCGTTCGCCGGACCATCGCCTCTCATAGGAAAGGAAGTTCTCTTTTCCGTGATTCAGTTCGACCCACTCCCCGAACATCAGCGGTTTTTTTTCTTTTCGAACGCGAAGCAGTTTTTTGTAAAACTGAAGGATGGAGGTGCCGTCTTTTTCCTGGGCATCCACGTTTTGCCGTTCCCATCCATTGTTCAGCGGAAGCCAGGGAGACGCGCCGGAAAATCCGGCGTTCGAGGCAGCGGACCAGAGCATTGGTGTTCGCGCGGGGTCCCTTCCCTTGTTGATCGGCCAGTACCGTTTCCCGATCGGATCATGGATCTCTTTCTTTTTAATCTTCCCGTCCTCCATGCCGATTTCCTCCCCGTAGTATATGAACGGCGTCCCCTTGACGGTGAGAAGAAAAGCGGCCGCGACCCTCGCCCTGGCATCACTGTCCTTCCCGCCCCCGAAGCGGGTTCTGCTTCGCGGTTTGTCGTGATTGGAGAGGACATTGCACGGCCACCCCTTCTCCGGGATGGAGTCGTACCATTGCCGGATGACCCGGTAAAAGGTCTCCGCGTGCCATTTTTCCGTATACATGAATGAAAAATTAAAGGCAAGATGCAGTTCGTCCGTCCCGTCCCCGAGGTATGACGCTGAGAGTTCGGGATCCGGCGTCGGCGCATAGACCTCCCCCACCAGCATACGGTCTTTATAGGCGTCCGTCACCTTCCGCATCGCGCGGGTAATGAGGTGATTCTCCTCCTGGTTCCGGTCGAAGATATGCTCCTGTAAATCGTACGGACGCAGGTTCGGACCGATAGCAAACGGATTACTCCGGAACCTGCTGTCTTTCGTGAAATAGTTGATGACATCGAGTCTGAATCCGTCCACCCCCATGTCCATCCAGTAGGTCAGTATCTGAAAGGCGGCCTTTTTCATCGCCTCGTTACGCCAGTTCAGATCCGGCTGCTCTTTTAAAAACGAGTGCATGTAAAACTGTCTCCGCCGGGGTTCCCATTCCCATCCGCGCCCCCCGAAAGCACCCATCCAGTTGTTCGGCGGTTTTCCCTTTTTCCCGTCGTGCCAGATATACCAGCCGCTTTTCCCGTTATCCCGTGATGCCCGTGATTCGACAAACCATGGATGAAGGTGTGAGGTGTGGTTCAGGACAATATCCATGATGATTCTTATGTTTCTTTTATGGGCTTCTTTTATAAGGGTTTCAAAATCCCCGTTTGTCCCAAAGACCGGATCGATCGCATAATAATCGTTGATATCGTAGCCGAAATCGAACATCGGTGAAACGTTAATCGGAGAAATCCAGATGCCGTCGATATTCAGATTCTCAAGGTAATCGAGTTTCCGGATAATGCCCGGAATATCGCCGATACCATCCCCGTTCGTATCGTGAAAACTCCTGGGATAAATCTGATAGATAACCCCGTGTTTCCACCATATCCACTCGTTATCCATATATCGACCTCCATGATACAGGATTTTCATTACATATTAATTATCCGTACAGTATATCGGAAAGACGATGATTGATACAGTACATATGAGGAGTTCGGATATATTATTTTTCTTTCATGTCGCCTGTCCGCGGAAGATCTATACCTTCACCCAGTAATAACTGCAATCACGGTACCGCTCCATAAATCCGTATTCGATAAGGTACCTCCGGATCGTTACATAATCGGTATAGATCCGGATGAGGATGTCATTGACTTCCTTTTCCGTATACTTTCTGTTCAATTCGAACCGTTTGATGATATGGTTGAGAATGACGAGCTTCCGTTTCTCTTTCTTCGGAAACTCACTCAATGCTCCGTCAAGGCCGTCCGGAAAATACCGGTTGAGGAATTTTTCCCGTTCTTCGTCGGTGATCGCATAGCGCGAATCGATCATGGTTGCCCCCTTGTGAATCGTGATAAAATCATCATTTCCCTTGTTCTTTATTTTCAGAAGACGCATAAGCGCCAGAAAAATTGTAGCCTGTTTTTCCTTTTCCCGTACCTGATACCGGTGGTTTCGTACCGTGGAAATACTCCCGATAGTAAGCTTTTCAGCCGTCTCCCTGTCATTCAACCCCTCATACATGCACGTCAGGATATTCTTCTGTTGTTCGCTCAATCCAGTCAGTTTCTTGTCAAACCCGATCAGGTACTGAAAAAGAGATCCGTGTTCTTTATCTATATGGAGTTTCAATGCCTTCTCCGCATCGCACATCAAGCCGTTCACATCATAGATTATCCCTTTCTCATATCTTTTTCCGCACACGAGACACCTGAATACGGCGACGGCCGGATGAAAAACATACCCTTTAACGATGGCATCAAGGCCCGCATCCCAGAAAATCCTGTTGAGTTCCTGAAGATCGGCGGGGTTTTTTTGAGCGTCAGGCTCACCTGTATGTGTAATATTATCTATCATAGACACAATTCCCTTTCATCTATTATATTACAGTTTTTTTCGCTTTTTGTCTATACCTTCATAACTATTATTTCTCAATAACCGGCATGTTATCGGTCTTTGACATAAAACGGATAAATGCATTATATTTATGTGACAGACAACAGAAAAAGGAGACGAATATGAAAACTCGCTTCCTCCTTGTCGCAGTCATGTTTATGAGTTCTCACCTATACGGTAATATCGGGGCAGGGCTTGACGTAACTTTTGGTCCGCCATGGGAAAATGACGTGGAACTGGGCTTGGGAGTGGGTGTCGGGACAACCGGATTCATCGATATATTAATTGTAGAACCCTTTTTTTTCCAGGCTGTTGTCGCAGCCCATTACATAAACTGGAACAATCATGCAAGTGACTATTACCGGGTCACGAAAAACGACTGGGCATACGAGTTCGCCGCGTTTTTCGGCGGTATCAGCGTCGTCTACAACATATACAATGCAGATCCGTCAACGATGATCGGTATTTACGCGGAAGGTGGACCTGAGTTCAACCTCATGTTCGGTTTTTACAATGGACAGTATATCGATGACGACGAATCCGAAGTCGATACTTTTTTCGGATTTGCTTTCGGCGGGGGTATTGTCGTCATCAAGGGAATCTTTTTCTTTCGGGCCGGATTCCAAATACATATAATCGACAATGGTTATGTCAGCATACCGCTTTCAGCGGGATTTTTCTTCGGGTTTTAAAAGGGTTAATACAAACACGATAGTCGGACAATTGTCTTGATCGTACCCATCGGGGTTTTCGTTATTCATTCCGATCGGAAAATCCGGGCCGTTCTCCATTCCCGGAGGGAAAAACCAGATGGAAGGCATTGCCCTGCTCAGAGGATTCCAGAAAAATCCTGCCGTGATGCATTTCCATAGCCATTCTGCAGAAATAAAGTCCCAGGCCTTTTGAATACCTGGAACGCTTTTTCCCGCCGGTGAGATATTTCTCAAAAATCTGTTCTTTCTGGTCGTCGGGAATCGGTTTGCCTGTGTTGAAAAAGACAATTGAGGTCGTTCCGTCTTTTTTGCGGAATGAAATCCGGATACTGCCCGATTGGGGGGTATATTTCAGGGCATTGCTCAAGAGGTTATGGCACATCTGTTCGAAAAGGTACGTATCGGCATAAAAATTCATGGTGAATCGGGGCGGATCAATGGTAACGGTGATCTGTTTTTCATCGAAAAGCGGATAAAGGATATAACGCCGGATCATTTCCTCTACCATGGCAAATGAACACGGTTCTTTCCGAAGCGTGAATACGCCTTCTTCGATATTCCTCACATCAAGCAGATTCGAAGAGAGGTTAATGATATCGGTACAGGCGATCGATGCGCCGTGGAATATCCGGAGACTCTGGCTGTCACCCTTGTATTTTTCGGTAATGTAGGCGAGTCCCCCTTCGATGGCCGCGATTGCGTTCTTGATATCGTGAACGAGGGTATCGGTGAGGATATCCTTGATCTTCCCCGTCTCCATCAGTGCTTTATTATACTGTTCGAGCGATCTCATCTCTTTCTTGATGTTTCCGAATTCGATCGACAGTCGCATTCTCCCGATAAAGCGATAAACCCCGATATAAACCAGCGCACAGAATAAGATCGGAGAATAAAACATCCAGTCATGGCCGCCCCGGAATACGGCAAGCTGCACGATAAAGACGACAACGAGAAGCATGATTGAAAGCAGAATGTTCATGATCCTCCCGGTAAATGAACAAACCAGAAAAAGAACACCACAGACGGCGAGAATAAAAAGTATCTCTGTCCAGACCGGAACACGCACCACGCGGCTTTGTTGAAGCAGGGTTTCGATACCGTACGCATGAATAAAGCCACCGTAGACATTTCCCGTGAAGGTGTTCGGCAGGGGAATTTTGTCCTTCTCAAAGGCTTTGGCGATCAATACCGCCTTATCCTTTACCAGGGAGAGTGGGGTACGCAGGTCATCGGCCATTCTTCCCCCTTCGGACAGCAGAACATCGACATAGGAGCGAACCGGGAAGAAATGAACGGGGTATCGGTAATTGATCCAGAACTCCTTCAATTCGGCGATCTCGTCTCCCGCTCGGGAAAATGCATCACTATCGCCTTCCCGACGAAAGGAATCGACATACGCCCCGGCCGCCAGAAAAGAAAGCGCCCGTTGTCCGCTGTTCCGCGGAAATGCGTCGATTTTTCTTGGTTTGCCGCCGATCAACCGGACCGTCGCGTTCCCCACGCCAAAGAGGGACGCGCGAAACAGGGGAAGCGTCGCCCCTTCCTCGATTTCACAGCCGATCACATTTCCCGCTTCCCTGTAACTTCCGGAAAGCGACTCGTCCCAGGGCGTCGTTTCTCCCGAAAACTCGACATCGAAAACGATGATCCGCGCCCCGGCCCCGGAAAGAAGCCCGATTATCTCACTGTCATACGCCCGCCACCGCTTCCCTTCGACCGGAATCCCGAGTGCCTCTTCGGATTTTTTATCGATAAGGAGGATGACCAGATAATCGGATAATTCATAATGGCCGTACATGGCCGAGGTCAGTATGAACCTGATATCGAGCCAGAATAATTCAAACGGCGACAATGAAAAAAGAAAGAAAAAGGCGACGAGAAGACTCACGGCAATGGGAATGACTTTCAAAAGAATATTCATACGCTTTCTCGAGTGTAGCGCTAATCGGCCCCAATGGCAAGGCAAGGGGTTCACCGGGACGGTGC
Coding sequences within:
- a CDS encoding DUF2087 domain-containing protein, with protein sequence MIDNITHTGEPDAQKNPADLQELNRIFWDAGLDAIVKGYVFHPAVAVFRCLVCGKRYEKGIIYDVNGLMCDAEKALKLHIDKEHGSLFQYLIGFDKKLTGLSEQQKNILTCMYEGLNDRETAEKLTIGSISTVRNHRYQVREKEKQATIFLALMRLLKIKNKGNDDFITIHKGATMIDSRYAITDEEREKFLNRYFPDGLDGALSEFPKKEKRKLVILNHIIKRFELNRKYTEKEVNDILIRIYTDYVTIRRYLIEYGFMERYRDCSYYWVKV
- a CDS encoding aldo/keto reductase, which produces MKYSVFGKTGKKVSVLGFGCMRFPVKDGNNEKILEDEIRDMLACGIEGGINYLDTAYPYHGGKSEEVVGKVLENGYRDRVILATKMPCWLVEKPEDFDKYLDIQLERLRTDRIDYYLIHGIFTDRWRRMKEMGVFEWSEKARADGRIRGFGFSFHDTAALFKEVIDAYDAWDLCQIQYNYLNENFQAGTEGLLYAAQRNIPVVVMEPLFGGALAAPPEPIKAMIDEAGKKPADLALQWLWDKPEVTVVLSGMGSLDQVKENIASAGKAQPGSFSREDRLLVERIREAYTGLNPIPCTKCRYCMPCPSGVDIPRNFELYNLWNCQNPYLGRALYSWHFDEGLRASACTACGTCEEQCPQHIPIREWLKKVHEALLIKEGI
- a CDS encoding aldo/keto reductase, whose protein sequence is MKYRTLGKTGFTVSEISLGTWQVGGRWGEPFNDGNAEEILHAAVDAGVNFIDTADVYSDGLSEAAVGKVIKQRKERVYVATKCGRKIYPHTNEGYTPDVLQSYVEDSLRNMKLDCIDLIQLHCPPTEVYYRPEIFERFDKLKSEGKIRNLGVSVEKVEEALKAIEYPNVTTVQIIFNMFRQRPAELFFSQAKKKNVGIIVRVPLASGLLSGKFTGKTTFAEGDHRNFNRNGEAFDKGETFSGVDYEKGLEAVKKLECIFPPGTALVENALRWVLMFEEVNCVIPGASKKEQVVSNVKASDAAALTESEMKKVKELYDSMIRYPVHYLW
- a CDS encoding CHASE2 domain-containing protein, yielding MNILLKVIPIAVSLLVAFFFLFSLSPFELFWLDIRFILTSAMYGHYELSDYLVILLIDKKSEEALGIPVEGKRWRAYDSEIIGLLSGAGARIIVFDVEFSGETTPWDESLSGSYREAGNVIGCEIEEGATLPLFRASLFGVGNATVRLIGGKPRKIDAFPRNSGQRALSFLAAGAYVDSFRREGDSDAFSRAGDEIAELKEFWINYRYPVHFFPVRSYVDVLLSEGGRMADDLRTPLSLVKDKAVLIAKAFEKDKIPLPNTFTGNVYGGFIHAYGIETLLQQSRVVRVPVWTEILFILAVCGVLFLVCSFTGRIMNILLSIMLLVVVFIVQLAVFRGGHDWMFYSPILFCALVYIGVYRFIGRMRLSIEFGNIKKEMRSLEQYNKALMETGKIKDILTDTLVHDIKNAIAAIEGGLAYITEKYKGDSQSLRIFHGASIACTDIINLSSNLLDVRNIEEGVFTLRKEPCSFAMVEEMIRRYILYPLFDEKQITVTIDPPRFTMNFYADTYLFEQMCHNLLSNALKYTPQSGSIRISFRKKDGTTSIVFFNTGKPIPDDQKEQIFEKYLTGGKKRSRYSKGLGLYFCRMAMEMHHGRIFLESSEQGNAFHLVFPSGNGERPGFSDRNE
- a CDS encoding alpha-glucosidase, coding for MDNEWIWWKHGVIYQIYPRSFHDTNGDGIGDIPGIIRKLDYLENLNIDGIWISPINVSPMFDFGYDINDYYAIDPVFGTNGDFETLIKEAHKRNIRIIMDIVLNHTSHLHPWFVESRASRDNGKSGWYIWHDGKKGKPPNNWMGAFGGRGWEWEPRRRQFYMHSFLKEQPDLNWRNEAMKKAAFQILTYWMDMGVDGFRLDVINYFTKDSRFRSNPFAIGPNLRPYDLQEHIFDRNQEENHLITRAMRKVTDAYKDRMLVGEVYAPTPDPELSASYLGDGTDELHLAFNFSFMYTEKWHAETFYRVIRQWYDSIPEKGWPCNVLSNHDKPRSRTRFGGGKDSDARARVAAAFLLTVKGTPFIYYGEEIGMEDGKIKKKEIHDPIGKRYWPINKGRDPARTPMLWSAASNAGFSGASPWLPLNNGWERQNVDAQEKDGTSILQFYKKLLRVRKEKKPLMFGEWVELNHGKENFLSYERRWSGERVLVLLNFARTGCTAAIPPGTWTTLLSTHGRQGVMPGSEVKLAPYEVVVAEYKL